One window from the genome of Blastopirellula retiformator encodes:
- a CDS encoding acylphosphatase, translating into MNDSWVRHETIFVGRVQGVGFRATAQNIARRYPVVGFVQNQPDGSVRLLIEGDPETCRQVVYHIADQMEEFIAERKTESSDATGEFVSFDIRT; encoded by the coding sequence ATGAATGACAGCTGGGTGCGACACGAGACGATTTTCGTCGGTCGCGTACAGGGAGTCGGTTTTCGCGCGACGGCGCAAAATATTGCCCGCCGCTATCCTGTGGTTGGGTTCGTCCAGAATCAGCCGGACGGTTCGGTCCGCCTACTGATCGAAGGCGATCCCGAAACGTGCCGCCAGGTGGTGTATCACATCGCCGACCAGATGGAAGAGTTTATTGCCGAACGAAAAACGGAGTCGAGCGACGCCACCGGCGAGTTCGTATCGTTCGACATCCGCACATAA
- a CDS encoding ABC transporter permease, whose amino-acid sequence MTPLLAFFHMSSKNFAHWVTSLWLFGIGVILAGLVVFVVWSLLKAVAPKYADRCTEAIRGSILFPITMVMLIWAAIGILGTFAVQEPASILNSLRRLPYAGATDHKIEIPALAQLNEDGSVPANPLEITVDSDELAKLNISADGRFDLVARIIGEPEDVATYTIREGSDWQWSRGDKAFLSRKLPPGQMVEFYARNDSDQPIEGIMTVTIEPEHVEAVSIFQTALIVASLYFIYFAYSMFFPKTAAISEATATSEISQLLFMLCAVIGCLFMIVAIYLPYQTFGEDIKVLKHTGLQVMLILGMVVAIWASSTSISDEIEGKTALTLLSKPVSRRQFIIGKFLGIVGVVAVLFVMITLFFLPAVASKPMFDSREGATFEYERFGEKGISWQLLHEETVDVVPGVVLVFLETVVLASVSVAISTRLPMIANFLITFGVYAMGHLTPAIMQVSAQGFEPVKFVASLLATVLPVLENFEIYGAISAGREVPLEYIGLSACFAILYSLMAMFLALILFEDRDLA is encoded by the coding sequence ATGACGCCACTTCTTGCATTTTTTCACATGTCGTCGAAGAACTTCGCCCACTGGGTCACTTCGCTTTGGCTCTTCGGCATTGGGGTGATTTTGGCCGGCCTGGTCGTCTTTGTCGTCTGGTCGCTGCTCAAAGCAGTCGCGCCGAAATACGCCGATCGTTGCACCGAGGCGATCCGCGGCTCGATTCTGTTTCCGATCACGATGGTGATGCTCATCTGGGCCGCTATCGGCATCTTGGGAACGTTCGCCGTGCAGGAACCGGCCTCGATCCTCAACTCACTCCGCCGACTTCCCTACGCCGGCGCCACCGATCACAAGATTGAAATTCCGGCCCTCGCCCAGCTGAACGAGGATGGCAGCGTGCCGGCCAATCCGCTCGAAATCACCGTCGACTCCGACGAACTGGCCAAACTGAACATCAGCGCCGACGGGCGTTTCGACCTAGTCGCCCGGATCATTGGCGAACCGGAAGACGTGGCGACCTACACCATCCGCGAAGGTTCGGACTGGCAATGGTCGCGCGGCGACAAGGCGTTCCTGTCGCGCAAGCTGCCGCCGGGACAGATGGTTGAGTTCTACGCTCGCAACGATAGCGATCAGCCGATCGAAGGGATCATGACCGTCACGATCGAGCCGGAACATGTCGAAGCGGTTTCGATCTTCCAGACCGCGCTGATCGTCGCGTCGCTCTACTTCATCTACTTCGCCTACTCGATGTTCTTCCCGAAGACCGCCGCCATTTCCGAAGCGACGGCCACCTCCGAGATCTCGCAGTTGCTCTTCATGCTCTGTGCGGTGATTGGCTGCTTGTTCATGATCGTGGCGATTTACTTGCCCTATCAGACGTTCGGCGAAGACATCAAGGTGCTCAAGCACACCGGCCTGCAGGTGATGTTGATCCTGGGCATGGTGGTCGCGATCTGGGCTTCCAGCACGTCGATCTCGGACGAAATTGAAGGGAAGACCGCGTTGACCTTGCTCTCGAAGCCGGTCAGCCGCCGTCAGTTCATCATCGGCAAGTTCCTGGGAATCGTCGGCGTCGTCGCGGTCCTGTTTGTGATGATCACCCTCTTCTTCCTGCCGGCAGTCGCCAGCAAGCCGATGTTCGACTCCCGCGAAGGCGCCACCTTCGAGTACGAACGCTTCGGCGAAAAAGGGATCTCGTGGCAGTTGCTGCATGAAGAAACGGTCGACGTCGTCCCCGGCGTTGTGCTCGTCTTCCTCGAAACGGTCGTCCTGGCCTCGGTCAGCGTCGCCATTTCGACCCGCCTGCCGATGATCGCCAACTTCCTGATCACTTTTGGCGTCTATGCTATGGGGCACTTAACGCCAGCGATCATGCAGGTGTCAGCGCAAGGGTTTGAACCGGTAAAATTTGTCGCCAGTTTGTTGGCGACCGTCTTGCCGGTGCTGGAGAACTTCGAGATTTACGGCGCCATTTCGGCCGGTCGAGAAGTCCCCTTAGAGTACATCGGCCTCTCCGCGTGCTTCGCCATCCTGTATAGCCTGATGGCGATGTTCCTGGCGCTGATCTTGTTTGAAGATCGCGACCTGGCGTAA